The window GCCCAGCTCGATCCGGAAGGGGATCTCGTCGCCCCGACCGACGACGGACACGCCAAGATCGACCTGCGCGGGCTTGTCCGCGCGCGTCTGCTCGCGTCCGGACTTCCGGCGGCGCGGATCGAGGTCGTCGGCCCCTGCACGATCTGCTCCGACCTGCCGTCCTACCGCCGCCAAGGGAAGGCCGCCGGGCGGATCCTCTCCTACGTGAGTCCCGCCGCCGCGCCCGACGCGCCGCGCGGCGCCTGAGGCGCGACCATGCCCGACTTCCCCGACTTCCCCGACTTCGCCGTCCGCACGCTCGGCCCCGGGCGCTACCCCACCCCGCTCGCCCTCGGCGGCGCGAGCGGCCTCGACTTCATCTCCGACGAGCGGCGGCTCCTCTTCCACGACGAGTGGGAGAACGTCCGCCCGCTGGTCGCCGGCGGCAAGGTCCCGCCCTCGCTGGAACTGGCCGGGCCGCGCGAGCGCACCTTCTTCCGCCCGACCGACGTCCGGGCGGCGATCGTCACCAGCGGCGGCCTCTGCCCGGGGATCAACGACGTCGTCCGCTCGGTCGTCCTGACGCTCAACTGGCTCTACGGCGTGCGCGAGATCTACGGCGTCCGCTACGGCCTGCGCGGCTTCGTGGACGAGGCGGAGCCGCCGGTGCGGCTCGGCCCCGAACAGGTCAAGGCGATCCACCACGTCGGCGGCTCGCTCCTCGGCAGCTCCCGCGGCGCGCCGCCGATCGAGGAGATCGTCAAGTCGATCGCGCGCGAGGCGATCTCGATCCTCTTCATGGTCGGCGGCGACGGCACCCAGCGCGCGGCGCGGGCGATCTCCGACGCCCTGCGCGCGGCGGGGCAGGCGGTCGCGGTGATCGGGATCCCGAAGACGATCGACAACGACATCCTCTTCGTGGACCAGACGTTCGGCTTCTCGACCGCGGTCTCGCTCGCCCGCGAGGCGATCGACGCCGCCCACGCCGAGGCGCAGGGCGCCTACAACGGCGTCGGCCTGGTCAAGCTGATGGGGCGCGATTCGGGGTTCATCGCCGCGCAGGCGGCGCTCGCCTCGGGCGAGGCGAACTTCGTCCTCGTCCCCGAAGTCCGCTTCGACCTCGAGGGAACCGAGGGGTTCCTCTCCCAGCTCCACCGGCGCGTGATGTCGCGGCGCCACGCGCTGGTCGTCGTGGCCGAAGGCGCGGGACAGGAGTTCCTCGCCGAAGAGCAGCAGCGGCGCGGGCTCGACCCGTCGGGGAACCAGAAGCTCGGCGACGTCGGGCGGTTCCTGCGCGGCGAGATCGAGCGGTACTTCGGCGAGCGCGGCGCGGCGGTCACGGTGCGCTACATCGACCCCGGCTACCTGATCCGCTCCGCCCCGGCCGACGCGAGCGACGCGGTCTACTGCCAGGAGCTGGGGCAGAACGCGGTCCACGCGGCGATGGCCGGCAAGACGGAGATGCTCGTCGGACGGATCCACGGCCGGCAGGTCCACGTGCCGATCGCCGCGGTGACGACCGGCCGCAAGACGCTCGATCCGCAGCACCCGCTCTGGCGCGCCGTGCTGCAGTCCACCGGCCAGCCGGAGCGGATGGTCAACGGCTGATCCCGCCGCGGCCTGCGCGGCGCGGGCGACCGACGCTCCCGTCACGCGGCGCGGGCGACCGACGCTCCCGTCGCGCGGCGCGGACGACCGACGCCCCCGTCGCGCGGCGCAGGCGCGCAGCGTCGGCGCGCGGGCGGCGAGCGGTCGAATTTCGGGAGCGGGCGCGCTTGTTGCCGCGCCGCCGAAAGGGGTCTACTGGGCGTCCCCGCAAAGGAGAGGCCCATGAGACTCCGCTTCCGCGTCGTTTCGCGCGTCCTCGCCGTCGCCGCCGCGCTCGCCGCGACGTTCGGCGCCGCGCTCGCCGCCGACGAGCAGCCGCTCGCCGGACACTGGGAAGGGGCGATCGACCTCCCCGGGACCAAGCTCGAAGTCCAGGTCGATCTCGCCGCGAAGGACGGCGCCCTCGCGGGCACGATCTCGATCCCGCTGCAGGGAGCGCGGAACGTCCCGCTCGGCGACTTCAAGACCGAGCAAGGCGCGACGTCGTTCGCGATCCAGGGGATTCCCGGCGCGCCGACCTTCAAGGGGCGGCTGCAGAGCGACCGCGCGACCTTCTCCGGCGACTTCTCGCAGGGCGGGCAGGTCTTCCCGTTCGCGCTGCTGCGGCGCGACGATCCCGCCGCGCTGGCGCAGTCGAAGCTGGCCGGCTACGACGCGTGGGCCGAGAAGGTCCTCGCCGACTTCGACACGCCGGGCGCCGCGGTCGCCGTCGTCAAGAGCGGCAAGGTCGTCCTCGTCAAGGGGTTCGGCAAGCGCGACGTCGC of the bacterium genome contains:
- a CDS encoding ATP-dependent 6-phosphofructokinase yields the protein MPDFPDFPDFAVRTLGPGRYPTPLALGGASGLDFISDERRLLFHDEWENVRPLVAGGKVPPSLELAGPRERTFFRPTDVRAAIVTSGGLCPGINDVVRSVVLTLNWLYGVREIYGVRYGLRGFVDEAEPPVRLGPEQVKAIHHVGGSLLGSSRGAPPIEEIVKSIAREAISILFMVGGDGTQRAARAISDALRAAGQAVAVIGIPKTIDNDILFVDQTFGFSTAVSLAREAIDAAHAEAQGAYNGVGLVKLMGRDSGFIAAQAALASGEANFVLVPEVRFDLEGTEGFLSQLHRRVMSRRHALVVVAEGAGQEFLAEEQQRRGLDPSGNQKLGDVGRFLRGEIERYFGERGAAVTVRYIDPGYLIRSAPADASDAVYCQELGQNAVHAAMAGKTEMLVGRIHGRQVHVPIAAVTTGRKTLDPQHPLWRAVLQSTGQPERMVNG